A single region of the Populus nigra chromosome 2, ddPopNigr1.1, whole genome shotgun sequence genome encodes:
- the LOC133683159 gene encoding protein LATE ELONGATED HYPOCOTYL-like isoform X2: MEILSSGEDLVIKTRKPYTITKQRERWTEEEHSRFLEALKLYGRAWQRIEEHIGTKTVVQIRSHAQKFFSKLEKEAIVKGVPIGQALDIDIPPPRPKRKPSNPYPRKIGVGPPASQVGAKDGKLLTSASFPCCKQVLGLEKEPLPEKLNGNERPTDAKENQDDNCSEVFSLLQEPHCSSVPSVNKNSVPTLDILKKASPFREFVSSPKEGNHDASNQSSVTIDLGANQKLDNSDVKQDNSTNGMQAMQNYPRHVPVHVLDGSLGTCMQTPPSDFSFQESIFHPIGEIPACPNLYSHPAASKTTDHPNISPRSSMHQSFPSFPPPFTPTHHNQDDYRSFLHMSSTFSSLVVSSLLQNPAAHAAASFASTFWPYGNVESSADSPACAQGGFQSRQLNSAPSMAAIVAATVAAATAWWTAHGLLPMCAPLHTSFACPPASATAIQSVDTGQVSATKTERKETAENPSLQGQIQDQEHTEALHAQNSASKSPKITSSDSEESGGPQLNTGPEVIDHELTTKPHEVQDSSKTKSRKLIDRSSCGSNTPSSSEIETDALEKAEKGTEEPKEDDANHPASESSSRHSRSSSSMNDSWKEVSEEGRLAFQALFAREVLPQSFSPPHDLKSKMHQNEDAGEKKDADEKDGDASLINLNTKTWECCSGHQEGEKNALSRCENYGEEGLLTIGLGHGKLKVRRTGFKPYKRCSLEAKESRTGTGSGQGEEKGPKRLRLEGEASV, from the exons TTGGAGAAGGAGGCTATTGTTAAAGGTGTTCCAATAGGACAAGCACTTGACATTGACATTCCACCACCACGTCCCAAAAGGAAACCAAGCAATCCTTATCCTCGAAAGATAGGCGTGGGTCCTCCCGCATCACAGGTGGGAGCAAAGGATGGAAAGCTTTTAACTTCAGCTTCTTTTCCGTGTTGTAAGCAAGTTTTAGGCTTGGAGAAAGAACCACTTCCTGAG AAACTTAATGGAAATGAGAGGCCAACCGATGCTAAGGAAAATCAGGATGACAATTGCTCAGAAGTATTTTCCCTTCTCCAAGAACCTCACTGTTCTTCTGTACCTTCAGTCAACAAGAATTCTGTACCAACACTAGATATTCTCAAAAAGGCTAGCCCTTTCAGGGAGTTCGTATCCTCACCGAAGGAGGGAAATCATGATGCAAGTAATCAATCCTCTGTCACCATTGATCTTGGAGCAAATCAAAAGTTGGACAACTCTGATGTCAAACAGGATAACAGCACTA ATGGGATGCAAGCCATGCAGAACTATCCAAGGCATGTCCCTGTGCATGTTCTAGATGGGAGCCTGGGAACATGTATGCAAACTCCTCCCTCAGATTTTTCGTTTCAGGAATCCATATTTCATCCAATAGGAGAAATTCCAGCATGCCCTAATTTATATTCACATCCTGCTGCATCCAAAACCACTGATCATCCAAATATTTCACCGAGATCCTCTATGCATCAATCATTTCCAAGTTTTCCTCCTCCCTTTACCCCAACTCATCATAATCAAGATGACTACAGATCTTTCCTCCACATGTCCTCCACATTTTCAAGCCTCGTTGTATCTTCTCTGCTACAAAACCCGGCAGCCCATGCTGCAGCAAGCTTTGCATCTACCTTTTGGCCCTATGGAAATGTGGAGAGTTCTGCGGATTCTCCAGCATGTGCCCAAGGAGGTTTCCAATCCAGGCAATTGAACTCTGCTCCTAGTATGGCAGCTATTGTTGCTGCTACAGTGGCAGCAGCAACCGCATGGTGGACAGCACATGGACTACTTCCCATGTGTGCCCCTCTTCATACCTCGTTTGCCTGCCCTCCTGCATCTGCAACTGCAATTCAGTCTGTGGATACTGGTCAAGTTTCTGCAACCAAGACAGAAAGGAAGGAAACAGCTGAAAATCCTTCTTTGCAGGGACAAATACAGGACCAAGAGCACACTGAAGCATTGCACGCTCAAAACTCAGCATCTAAATCACCAAAGATAACATCGTCAGACTCTGAAGAGAGCGGAGGCCCACAGCTAAATACTGGACCAGAAGTTATTGATCATGAGTTGACTACAAAACCTCACGAGGTCCAGGATTCAAGCAAAACAAAGAGCAGAAAACTGATTGACCGTTCTTCATGTGGTTCAAACACACCTTCTAGCAGTGAAATAGAGACAGATGCATTAGAGAAGGCTGAGAAAGGCACGGAAGAGCCAAAAGAAGATGACGCAAATCATCCAGCTTCCGAGTCTAGCTCTCGCCACAGCAGAAGCAGTAGCAGTATGAATGATTCATGGAAAGAGGTCTCCGAAGAG GGGCGGCTGGCATTTCAAGCACTCTTCGCTAGAGAGGTATTGCCCCAGAGCTTCTCACCTCCACATGATCTGAAGAGTAAGATGCACCAGAATGAAGATGCTGGAGAAAAGAAAGATGCAGATGAGAAAGATGGAGATGCATCACTGATAAATCTCAACACTAAAACGTGGGAGTGCTGCTCTGGTCATCAAGAAGGGGAGAAAAATGCTTTGTCTAGATGTGAAAACTATGGGGAGGAGGGGCTGCTGACGATTGGGCTTGGACATGGAAAGCTTAAGGTTCGTCGAACCGGATTTAAACCTTACAAAAGGTGTTCACTGGAGGCCAAAGAAAGCAGGACCGGAACCGGCAGCGGCCAGGGCGAGGAGAAAGGCCCCAAGAGGTTACGTTTGGAAGGAGAAGCTTCAGTTTGA
- the LOC133683159 gene encoding protein LATE ELONGATED HYPOCOTYL-like isoform X1: MEILSSGEDLVIKTRKPYTITKQRERWTEEEHSRFLEALKLYGRAWQRIEEHIGTKTVVQIRSHAQKFFSKLEKEAIVKGVPIGQALDIDIPPPRPKRKPSNPYPRKIGVGPPASQVGAKDGKLLTSASFPCCKQVLGLEKEPLPEKLNGNERPTDAKENQDDNCSEVFSLLQEPHCSSVPSVNKNSVPTLDILKKASPFREFVSSPKEGNHDASNQSSVTIDLGANQKLDNSDVKQDNSTSEFSKSENFCSFSEKLFQQKKSDDFIGALRTDGMQAMQNYPRHVPVHVLDGSLGTCMQTPPSDFSFQESIFHPIGEIPACPNLYSHPAASKTTDHPNISPRSSMHQSFPSFPPPFTPTHHNQDDYRSFLHMSSTFSSLVVSSLLQNPAAHAAASFASTFWPYGNVESSADSPACAQGGFQSRQLNSAPSMAAIVAATVAAATAWWTAHGLLPMCAPLHTSFACPPASATAIQSVDTGQVSATKTERKETAENPSLQGQIQDQEHTEALHAQNSASKSPKITSSDSEESGGPQLNTGPEVIDHELTTKPHEVQDSSKTKSRKLIDRSSCGSNTPSSSEIETDALEKAEKGTEEPKEDDANHPASESSSRHSRSSSSMNDSWKEVSEEGRLAFQALFAREVLPQSFSPPHDLKSKMHQNEDAGEKKDADEKDGDASLINLNTKTWECCSGHQEGEKNALSRCENYGEEGLLTIGLGHGKLKVRRTGFKPYKRCSLEAKESRTGTGSGQGEEKGPKRLRLEGEASV; this comes from the exons TTGGAGAAGGAGGCTATTGTTAAAGGTGTTCCAATAGGACAAGCACTTGACATTGACATTCCACCACCACGTCCCAAAAGGAAACCAAGCAATCCTTATCCTCGAAAGATAGGCGTGGGTCCTCCCGCATCACAGGTGGGAGCAAAGGATGGAAAGCTTTTAACTTCAGCTTCTTTTCCGTGTTGTAAGCAAGTTTTAGGCTTGGAGAAAGAACCACTTCCTGAG AAACTTAATGGAAATGAGAGGCCAACCGATGCTAAGGAAAATCAGGATGACAATTGCTCAGAAGTATTTTCCCTTCTCCAAGAACCTCACTGTTCTTCTGTACCTTCAGTCAACAAGAATTCTGTACCAACACTAGATATTCTCAAAAAGGCTAGCCCTTTCAGGGAGTTCGTATCCTCACCGAAGGAGGGAAATCATGATGCAAGTAATCAATCCTCTGTCACCATTGATCTTGGAGCAAATCAAAAGTTGGACAACTCTGATGTCAAACAGGATAACAGCACTAGTGAGTTTTCAAAATCAGAAAACTTTTGCTCTTTTTCTGAGAAATTGTTTCAGCAAAAGAAATCAGATGATTTTATTGGAGCATTGCGAACAGATGGGATGCAAGCCATGCAGAACTATCCAAGGCATGTCCCTGTGCATGTTCTAGATGGGAGCCTGGGAACATGTATGCAAACTCCTCCCTCAGATTTTTCGTTTCAGGAATCCATATTTCATCCAATAGGAGAAATTCCAGCATGCCCTAATTTATATTCACATCCTGCTGCATCCAAAACCACTGATCATCCAAATATTTCACCGAGATCCTCTATGCATCAATCATTTCCAAGTTTTCCTCCTCCCTTTACCCCAACTCATCATAATCAAGATGACTACAGATCTTTCCTCCACATGTCCTCCACATTTTCAAGCCTCGTTGTATCTTCTCTGCTACAAAACCCGGCAGCCCATGCTGCAGCAAGCTTTGCATCTACCTTTTGGCCCTATGGAAATGTGGAGAGTTCTGCGGATTCTCCAGCATGTGCCCAAGGAGGTTTCCAATCCAGGCAATTGAACTCTGCTCCTAGTATGGCAGCTATTGTTGCTGCTACAGTGGCAGCAGCAACCGCATGGTGGACAGCACATGGACTACTTCCCATGTGTGCCCCTCTTCATACCTCGTTTGCCTGCCCTCCTGCATCTGCAACTGCAATTCAGTCTGTGGATACTGGTCAAGTTTCTGCAACCAAGACAGAAAGGAAGGAAACAGCTGAAAATCCTTCTTTGCAGGGACAAATACAGGACCAAGAGCACACTGAAGCATTGCACGCTCAAAACTCAGCATCTAAATCACCAAAGATAACATCGTCAGACTCTGAAGAGAGCGGAGGCCCACAGCTAAATACTGGACCAGAAGTTATTGATCATGAGTTGACTACAAAACCTCACGAGGTCCAGGATTCAAGCAAAACAAAGAGCAGAAAACTGATTGACCGTTCTTCATGTGGTTCAAACACACCTTCTAGCAGTGAAATAGAGACAGATGCATTAGAGAAGGCTGAGAAAGGCACGGAAGAGCCAAAAGAAGATGACGCAAATCATCCAGCTTCCGAGTCTAGCTCTCGCCACAGCAGAAGCAGTAGCAGTATGAATGATTCATGGAAAGAGGTCTCCGAAGAG GGGCGGCTGGCATTTCAAGCACTCTTCGCTAGAGAGGTATTGCCCCAGAGCTTCTCACCTCCACATGATCTGAAGAGTAAGATGCACCAGAATGAAGATGCTGGAGAAAAGAAAGATGCAGATGAGAAAGATGGAGATGCATCACTGATAAATCTCAACACTAAAACGTGGGAGTGCTGCTCTGGTCATCAAGAAGGGGAGAAAAATGCTTTGTCTAGATGTGAAAACTATGGGGAGGAGGGGCTGCTGACGATTGGGCTTGGACATGGAAAGCTTAAGGTTCGTCGAACCGGATTTAAACCTTACAAAAGGTGTTCACTGGAGGCCAAAGAAAGCAGGACCGGAACCGGCAGCGGCCAGGGCGAGGAGAAAGGCCCCAAGAGGTTACGTTTGGAAGGAGAAGCTTCAGTTTGA
- the LOC133683159 gene encoding protein LATE ELONGATED HYPOCOTYL-like isoform X4, whose protein sequence is MDIELEKEAIVKGVPIGQALDIDIPPPRPKRKPSNPYPRKIGVGPPASQVGAKDGKLLTSASFPCCKQVLGLEKEPLPEKLNGNERPTDAKENQDDNCSEVFSLLQEPHCSSVPSVNKNSVPTLDILKKASPFREFVSSPKEGNHDASNQSSVTIDLGANQKLDNSDVKQDNSTSEFSKSENFCSFSEKLFQQKKSDDFIGALRTDGMQAMQNYPRHVPVHVLDGSLGTCMQTPPSDFSFQESIFHPIGEIPACPNLYSHPAASKTTDHPNISPRSSMHQSFPSFPPPFTPTHHNQDDYRSFLHMSSTFSSLVVSSLLQNPAAHAAASFASTFWPYGNVESSADSPACAQGGFQSRQLNSAPSMAAIVAATVAAATAWWTAHGLLPMCAPLHTSFACPPASATAIQSVDTGQVSATKTERKETAENPSLQGQIQDQEHTEALHAQNSASKSPKITSSDSEESGGPQLNTGPEVIDHELTTKPHEVQDSSKTKSRKLIDRSSCGSNTPSSSEIETDALEKAEKGTEEPKEDDANHPASESSSRHSRSSSSMNDSWKEVSEEGRLAFQALFAREVLPQSFSPPHDLKSKMHQNEDAGEKKDADEKDGDASLINLNTKTWECCSGHQEGEKNALSRCENYGEEGLLTIGLGHGKLKVRRTGFKPYKRCSLEAKESRTGTGSGQGEEKGPKRLRLEGEASV, encoded by the exons TTGGAGAAGGAGGCTATTGTTAAAGGTGTTCCAATAGGACAAGCACTTGACATTGACATTCCACCACCACGTCCCAAAAGGAAACCAAGCAATCCTTATCCTCGAAAGATAGGCGTGGGTCCTCCCGCATCACAGGTGGGAGCAAAGGATGGAAAGCTTTTAACTTCAGCTTCTTTTCCGTGTTGTAAGCAAGTTTTAGGCTTGGAGAAAGAACCACTTCCTGAG AAACTTAATGGAAATGAGAGGCCAACCGATGCTAAGGAAAATCAGGATGACAATTGCTCAGAAGTATTTTCCCTTCTCCAAGAACCTCACTGTTCTTCTGTACCTTCAGTCAACAAGAATTCTGTACCAACACTAGATATTCTCAAAAAGGCTAGCCCTTTCAGGGAGTTCGTATCCTCACCGAAGGAGGGAAATCATGATGCAAGTAATCAATCCTCTGTCACCATTGATCTTGGAGCAAATCAAAAGTTGGACAACTCTGATGTCAAACAGGATAACAGCACTAGTGAGTTTTCAAAATCAGAAAACTTTTGCTCTTTTTCTGAGAAATTGTTTCAGCAAAAGAAATCAGATGATTTTATTGGAGCATTGCGAACAGATGGGATGCAAGCCATGCAGAACTATCCAAGGCATGTCCCTGTGCATGTTCTAGATGGGAGCCTGGGAACATGTATGCAAACTCCTCCCTCAGATTTTTCGTTTCAGGAATCCATATTTCATCCAATAGGAGAAATTCCAGCATGCCCTAATTTATATTCACATCCTGCTGCATCCAAAACCACTGATCATCCAAATATTTCACCGAGATCCTCTATGCATCAATCATTTCCAAGTTTTCCTCCTCCCTTTACCCCAACTCATCATAATCAAGATGACTACAGATCTTTCCTCCACATGTCCTCCACATTTTCAAGCCTCGTTGTATCTTCTCTGCTACAAAACCCGGCAGCCCATGCTGCAGCAAGCTTTGCATCTACCTTTTGGCCCTATGGAAATGTGGAGAGTTCTGCGGATTCTCCAGCATGTGCCCAAGGAGGTTTCCAATCCAGGCAATTGAACTCTGCTCCTAGTATGGCAGCTATTGTTGCTGCTACAGTGGCAGCAGCAACCGCATGGTGGACAGCACATGGACTACTTCCCATGTGTGCCCCTCTTCATACCTCGTTTGCCTGCCCTCCTGCATCTGCAACTGCAATTCAGTCTGTGGATACTGGTCAAGTTTCTGCAACCAAGACAGAAAGGAAGGAAACAGCTGAAAATCCTTCTTTGCAGGGACAAATACAGGACCAAGAGCACACTGAAGCATTGCACGCTCAAAACTCAGCATCTAAATCACCAAAGATAACATCGTCAGACTCTGAAGAGAGCGGAGGCCCACAGCTAAATACTGGACCAGAAGTTATTGATCATGAGTTGACTACAAAACCTCACGAGGTCCAGGATTCAAGCAAAACAAAGAGCAGAAAACTGATTGACCGTTCTTCATGTGGTTCAAACACACCTTCTAGCAGTGAAATAGAGACAGATGCATTAGAGAAGGCTGAGAAAGGCACGGAAGAGCCAAAAGAAGATGACGCAAATCATCCAGCTTCCGAGTCTAGCTCTCGCCACAGCAGAAGCAGTAGCAGTATGAATGATTCATGGAAAGAGGTCTCCGAAGAG GGGCGGCTGGCATTTCAAGCACTCTTCGCTAGAGAGGTATTGCCCCAGAGCTTCTCACCTCCACATGATCTGAAGAGTAAGATGCACCAGAATGAAGATGCTGGAGAAAAGAAAGATGCAGATGAGAAAGATGGAGATGCATCACTGATAAATCTCAACACTAAAACGTGGGAGTGCTGCTCTGGTCATCAAGAAGGGGAGAAAAATGCTTTGTCTAGATGTGAAAACTATGGGGAGGAGGGGCTGCTGACGATTGGGCTTGGACATGGAAAGCTTAAGGTTCGTCGAACCGGATTTAAACCTTACAAAAGGTGTTCACTGGAGGCCAAAGAAAGCAGGACCGGAACCGGCAGCGGCCAGGGCGAGGAGAAAGGCCCCAAGAGGTTACGTTTGGAAGGAGAAGCTTCAGTTTGA
- the LOC133683159 gene encoding protein LATE ELONGATED HYPOCOTYL-like isoform X3, whose amino-acid sequence MKSRIFLLSTLGCFPQLEKEAIVKGVPIGQALDIDIPPPRPKRKPSNPYPRKIGVGPPASQVGAKDGKLLTSASFPCCKQVLGLEKEPLPEKLNGNERPTDAKENQDDNCSEVFSLLQEPHCSSVPSVNKNSVPTLDILKKASPFREFVSSPKEGNHDASNQSSVTIDLGANQKLDNSDVKQDNSTSEFSKSENFCSFSEKLFQQKKSDDFIGALRTDGMQAMQNYPRHVPVHVLDGSLGTCMQTPPSDFSFQESIFHPIGEIPACPNLYSHPAASKTTDHPNISPRSSMHQSFPSFPPPFTPTHHNQDDYRSFLHMSSTFSSLVVSSLLQNPAAHAAASFASTFWPYGNVESSADSPACAQGGFQSRQLNSAPSMAAIVAATVAAATAWWTAHGLLPMCAPLHTSFACPPASATAIQSVDTGQVSATKTERKETAENPSLQGQIQDQEHTEALHAQNSASKSPKITSSDSEESGGPQLNTGPEVIDHELTTKPHEVQDSSKTKSRKLIDRSSCGSNTPSSSEIETDALEKAEKGTEEPKEDDANHPASESSSRHSRSSSSMNDSWKEVSEEGRLAFQALFAREVLPQSFSPPHDLKSKMHQNEDAGEKKDADEKDGDASLINLNTKTWECCSGHQEGEKNALSRCENYGEEGLLTIGLGHGKLKVRRTGFKPYKRCSLEAKESRTGTGSGQGEEKGPKRLRLEGEASV is encoded by the exons ATGAAGTCCaggatttttttgttatcaaccTTGGGTTGTTTTCCACAG TTGGAGAAGGAGGCTATTGTTAAAGGTGTTCCAATAGGACAAGCACTTGACATTGACATTCCACCACCACGTCCCAAAAGGAAACCAAGCAATCCTTATCCTCGAAAGATAGGCGTGGGTCCTCCCGCATCACAGGTGGGAGCAAAGGATGGAAAGCTTTTAACTTCAGCTTCTTTTCCGTGTTGTAAGCAAGTTTTAGGCTTGGAGAAAGAACCACTTCCTGAG AAACTTAATGGAAATGAGAGGCCAACCGATGCTAAGGAAAATCAGGATGACAATTGCTCAGAAGTATTTTCCCTTCTCCAAGAACCTCACTGTTCTTCTGTACCTTCAGTCAACAAGAATTCTGTACCAACACTAGATATTCTCAAAAAGGCTAGCCCTTTCAGGGAGTTCGTATCCTCACCGAAGGAGGGAAATCATGATGCAAGTAATCAATCCTCTGTCACCATTGATCTTGGAGCAAATCAAAAGTTGGACAACTCTGATGTCAAACAGGATAACAGCACTAGTGAGTTTTCAAAATCAGAAAACTTTTGCTCTTTTTCTGAGAAATTGTTTCAGCAAAAGAAATCAGATGATTTTATTGGAGCATTGCGAACAGATGGGATGCAAGCCATGCAGAACTATCCAAGGCATGTCCCTGTGCATGTTCTAGATGGGAGCCTGGGAACATGTATGCAAACTCCTCCCTCAGATTTTTCGTTTCAGGAATCCATATTTCATCCAATAGGAGAAATTCCAGCATGCCCTAATTTATATTCACATCCTGCTGCATCCAAAACCACTGATCATCCAAATATTTCACCGAGATCCTCTATGCATCAATCATTTCCAAGTTTTCCTCCTCCCTTTACCCCAACTCATCATAATCAAGATGACTACAGATCTTTCCTCCACATGTCCTCCACATTTTCAAGCCTCGTTGTATCTTCTCTGCTACAAAACCCGGCAGCCCATGCTGCAGCAAGCTTTGCATCTACCTTTTGGCCCTATGGAAATGTGGAGAGTTCTGCGGATTCTCCAGCATGTGCCCAAGGAGGTTTCCAATCCAGGCAATTGAACTCTGCTCCTAGTATGGCAGCTATTGTTGCTGCTACAGTGGCAGCAGCAACCGCATGGTGGACAGCACATGGACTACTTCCCATGTGTGCCCCTCTTCATACCTCGTTTGCCTGCCCTCCTGCATCTGCAACTGCAATTCAGTCTGTGGATACTGGTCAAGTTTCTGCAACCAAGACAGAAAGGAAGGAAACAGCTGAAAATCCTTCTTTGCAGGGACAAATACAGGACCAAGAGCACACTGAAGCATTGCACGCTCAAAACTCAGCATCTAAATCACCAAAGATAACATCGTCAGACTCTGAAGAGAGCGGAGGCCCACAGCTAAATACTGGACCAGAAGTTATTGATCATGAGTTGACTACAAAACCTCACGAGGTCCAGGATTCAAGCAAAACAAAGAGCAGAAAACTGATTGACCGTTCTTCATGTGGTTCAAACACACCTTCTAGCAGTGAAATAGAGACAGATGCATTAGAGAAGGCTGAGAAAGGCACGGAAGAGCCAAAAGAAGATGACGCAAATCATCCAGCTTCCGAGTCTAGCTCTCGCCACAGCAGAAGCAGTAGCAGTATGAATGATTCATGGAAAGAGGTCTCCGAAGAG GGGCGGCTGGCATTTCAAGCACTCTTCGCTAGAGAGGTATTGCCCCAGAGCTTCTCACCTCCACATGATCTGAAGAGTAAGATGCACCAGAATGAAGATGCTGGAGAAAAGAAAGATGCAGATGAGAAAGATGGAGATGCATCACTGATAAATCTCAACACTAAAACGTGGGAGTGCTGCTCTGGTCATCAAGAAGGGGAGAAAAATGCTTTGTCTAGATGTGAAAACTATGGGGAGGAGGGGCTGCTGACGATTGGGCTTGGACATGGAAAGCTTAAGGTTCGTCGAACCGGATTTAAACCTTACAAAAGGTGTTCACTGGAGGCCAAAGAAAGCAGGACCGGAACCGGCAGCGGCCAGGGCGAGGAGAAAGGCCCCAAGAGGTTACGTTTGGAAGGAGAAGCTTCAGTTTGA